One Nicotiana tabacum cultivar K326 chromosome 23, ASM71507v2, whole genome shotgun sequence genomic window, ATACGCAGAATTAATTGGTACAGGTAGAAACTGTGTAATAGGTTACCTTGGATGACCTAGCAAACATAAATCCGCTACTCATATTACCTAATGCCACAACTATAAACACTAAGAATAAATAACTAAACTCTAGAAATACCCAAAAAACGAGTAAAGATCGGAAATTTATGACGAGTAAAGATCAAATGTCACAAAACCagatttaccaaaaaaaaaacacactACCTACTACCTATATTACCTACACCCACAACTATAAACACAAAGAATCAACAAACCGAACTCCAGAAATACAGAACAATGAGCAAAGAATCAAACTTATGCCCAGCAAAGATTGAATTGAACAAAAAAGATTCAGAAAAAACAAACCCAGTACCTTACTACCAACTCCCACAACTATAAACACAAAGATTCAGCAAATTAAACTCTAAAGATACATAATAACCATAAACTACTAAAGCCCACAACTAAAACACAAACAGTATTAAGCTCTAAAGATACATAATAATCATAAGGATTGGAACTTTATGGCTAGTAAATATGAAATTTACAGAAAAAAACATAAGCCCACTACCTATATTACCAAAGCCCACAACTAAAAACACAAAGATTCAATAAATTGAGCTCCAAtgatacaaaataataataaagattACAACTTTATGGCAAAAAAAGATTGAATTGCTAGAAAAAATGTTACCTTGGTAGAAATCCGGTGATGGGGTTCAGAGATTTTGACTCTATGTGGAAGTGTGGGTAGAGATTTGGGGGAAAATGTGGAAACCCTAAATTTAGGAGCTGAAGTTGAAAGGAGAGGGCGTTGGGGAAAAGAGTGAGTATAATTGGAGCTCAGCATGAGACCAATTTGATTATGGTAAAGATAAGAAGCTCTAATTTTGTGAGCAAATGGAGGAATTGAATACATTGGATTTGTGCATTTTTCATCTACATTGCTTCTTCCTCGAAGCACAAAAAAAAAACCCTAGTGGATGGTTTTCATTTAATTTTGAGATtgcaattttttcttcttttttatttttattttattttattttgagatTGACGTTTTTGACGGTTGACGTGAGGAAGAGAATCTATTGGATTCTATTATCGCTTGGTACAGTAGGGAATATTGTTCCTTTCCAGATttccttcttttttaaaaaatagttttttctgttatttaaagaaaaataatgctctcaaaataatagctaaaaatttatatttatatatatatatatttgtatataatatataaaaaatatacaaattttatatatattttaactaTTGTATGTGAATACTTTCGATCGTgagttaaaaataatttttgccCATTATTTAATCTGCAACAGACCTCAATTTGTTTGCAAATAACAACTAATGCATAGTTGTTGACTTGTTGTTTGCTTATAGAGCTTCTTTTCCTtatttctatttatgtaattgTTGATACGGCATGTTATTGACATTATTTGTCTTATAAAAATTCTAACTTgcttaagaaaatattttaataattttaatcaTAAAAGTATTTGTTTAAAAGTAATAAAgatcttttaattttctttaaaacgTCGAACATTGTGAAACAAGTACATGACTAATATTTAAGACTAGAGGAAGTATTATTCACGTGAATCTATTGGTGGAGTGATACACATACAAATAAATTACTATTATTAATGAGATGCATATTTAAATGGTATAGTTTCACATCAAACATTACTAAATACAATGACAAGTTATCTACGTACGAAAAAGTACACAAATATAGAGTTGTCTTGCTTTAAGGGTGAGTAGTCCCAAATCTTTgtaccaaaagaaaataaaaaaggaaagaaaaaaagagtagtCCAAAATCCAAGAATCTTCACACTTCGGggttttcatatttttttaaccAATTGATTTTATAACTTTAACAAAGTGTTGttgaaggttttttttttttttgggtaggTCAGTGTTACAATATTGAATAAAAAGAAACGTACTCCATTTTGTCGTAATTGTTTGGCTTTTTGACAAGCCAAAAGTCAAGAAAATGATCCTAGACCAGATTATTGAAGCTGAGCAGTTGAAAAAATTGTTTGTACATTTTGTACCATTTTTGGTATTATTACTAAATACGTAAAGATTATAGTTAATAAGTCAATTAATATATGGCTAATATAAAGTCGATTAAACCAAATACGTAAAGATTGGGCTAAAAGGTGAAAACATTGTGGTCAAGTTTATTGCTTCAATGCAATTATAATGTATGGTTGGAGAATAATACTCTCCAAACATAAAAGCGCGGAAAACTCTGCTAATGAAGTCTTTTCCTTTATGTATTGCTTTTCGTAAACATGAAATTCTTCAACCCCATTTATAAATATGATCAATTATACTATGTCTTGGAGTGAAATTATTACCAAATAGTTATGTATATTATAGACCTGTGTAACGTAAGTTAAGGCAAAGGGTAACACTTCACAGGCTCGTTGGATGAGGATCTTGGATGCCACATAGTCTTTGGTATTTTGTTAAGACTAGAGGCGAACTCAAGATTTTATTACGCGACAAAGGTACCACTATTCGGCTCAATTGATGCCCCTAAATACTTTTAGTGTTAGGGTGACAAATTATTTATATAATCATTTTCTGCCGAAATTTACGGGGTCCTATCACCCTCCAATATTATACATAGGTCCACCTCAAGTTAAAGAGGAACGGATTGTTTAAACAATAAGATAGCAACATGCATGTCTCATTTATTTCCACAAAAATAACTCAAAGTAGGTAAAGGGAATTTATATTGAATAAAGTAAAGAACAAGTGAATTtgctaattattaaaaaaaaacacgATTATAATCCATAATTAGGGGTAAGGAAGTGTAGCAATATGGTTATGAGCAACAGTTCCAATCCATAGCTTGCCATTGTTTTCTCTAACTTCACTTACCAACTTCATAACTACACCTTTCTTATCTTCAAGAACATCAATAATTTCTCCATTTTCATTGAAGAGTGAGATAACAGTGTACATTCTCATTCCCATCAATCTTGCTAAGTAACGCATTTGAACTGGCAATCTAAAATATATGCTTCTCATCCATGGATTATGAATGAGAATTTCTTGTGATCTTGTTCGACAACAATCAATTGCCACCCAAAACTCACCTTTCTCGTTCGCCCTTACATTGTCTGGAAATCCTGGTAAATTTGCGATAACCTCAACACTGCCTGCTTTTCCACCCTCTAGCCACAATTTCATTAGcctgacaacaacaacaacaacaacagataacatTTGGGCGATCTAGTCTGAATTAAATAAGGGGAGCTTTGGAGCAACGATAAAGTTGTCTTTGTGTGACCTATACGTCACAAGTTCGAGCTATGAAAGCAAccactaatgcttgtattagggtAGGTGTGACACCCTAGGCGAATCTCACATCGACAAAATACGAGAGAGATGTCGGGTCTATAAGTAAACAGACCTTAGTCTCCAGTGATGCGTTTTAAAAGTTGTGTCGTTCTAGGCCCAAAGCGGACAATTTTACTAGTGGGCTGGGTTGTtacatatggtatcagagccactatGTGACACCCCAGGCGAATCCCACATCGACAAAATGCAGAAGAAATGTTGTGTATATAAGTAAACAGACCTTAGACTCTAATGACTCGTTTTAAAAGTCGTGCGGCCCTAGGCCCAAAACTGACAATATCACTTGTGGGCTGGACTGTTACAGTAGGTTGTCTACGTCACACCCCTTGAGGTGCGACCctttttattttccctttttaggggggggggggggggtagagaAGAGGGATACATACCGGCAATTGGTTGTTTCAgtgaagagaagaaaagattGATCCTTTGATAATTGTACCCCATTAGGAAAAGCCAATCCATCCAAAACAACATGAGTACTTCTTGTAGCAATATCATACCTAAGAATCCTACCAGTGTCTTCTCCTTCTAacattataagaaaatggttCCTACATACACATACTAAAGAATTAGTACTACTATTTGGTAAAGTCAGaaagattatttttttttaactaaCTTACACTCTGTTGTATTTCTTGCTAGTGTCAGTGAAGAAGATGGAGCCATTTGTATGGATATCAAGGTCATTGGCAAAGAGTATGGGCTTCCCTTCGACATGTGTAGCCAAAGACGTCGCCACGCCTCCTTCTGGACCAACAACCAGGAGTCCATAGTAAGCATCTGCTATGTACAAATCGCCGCTCTGTTTGTTAAACCTTAGGCCAAGCGGCCTCCCACATTTTGGCTCGACTTTCCATTGTTTAGACGTCGTTGAATCTTTCCCTTTTGCACACAGCTTCTCCGACCTTATAAAGTACACATACATCAAtggaaaaacaaaaatatagttACTGAAATTACAGTATATATGCTTACCAGTTATGAGTGACAAGTGCAAATGTTTCCCAGCCAATATCTTCTCCGAGCCACCTTACAATGCGTCCATCAGCTAGTCCGGCATATGGACCACGGCCTGAAATATCAAATTCTAGTGATTCAGGACCATAGATTTCATTAACAAACTCCAAATTCCCGAGGCTTAACCGGCTCTTTTTGTCTCCATGCCAACTTTCTATGACTTGTTCATATGGTGCAATGTCATTCTTCACTGGCCTAAAGTCATTTTCCCCGACTGGACTTAAACCGAATGGATCTGTAACAAGGAAAGCAAAGGCTACTGAAAAAAGAAACAAGTAAGGACGTTGGATCTTCTTCTCCATGTGATAGGATGGTGAAGTTTAAGCTATTAATCAAACTGGAATTGTATGATTTCACAGAGTTATAGGAGGAAGTGACACACAATGTTTGTGATTCAGTTGTTGTTTGGAAGTAAGTTGGTCCATTTGTTAGTCATGTTTTCTGCATTGTTACTTCTTGTTTATAATGAAAAACAGAAGCATCTGGAATATTAAGAGTACTCAGATTTTCTTAAAAGTTGTAAACAAAACTATATTGTTTCATCATAGATTCACACTGTAACATTTGGTGGACTTTCACCTGTGAGGGTGTCTCACTAAAAAGGTTAGCCCGgtgtactaagctcccgctatgcgcgggattCGGGGGTGGGCCGGACCATAAGAGTCCATCATacacagccttaccctgcatttctgcaagaggctattttcacggctcaaacccgtgacctcctggtcacatagcatcaactttaccagttatACCAAGGCTCCCCTTCTGAGGATGCCTCACTAATTTGTCACAAAATCAAAATTACCATTTTAGTCACCTGTTGCATATTAGGTAATCTTAACTTGATGGTATAAAAGAGTTGTACAATATCAGTGCACATAAGTTAAACTCTTGAAATATATGACTGACAAATTCATCTCATCGCCTTGATTTCTTTTTAGGCACCATATAATCTGAGGATAAAATTTCAGAGAGATTGAGGAAGAAGCAAGTCAAGCTGCAGAGCTACCAAGATCTTTGAGCAAAGATGTATGCAGCATGCAACAATGCCCCAAAACATCTCTTCTGACTGAAGTTCACTGCTCAGTGGAACGATTACAAAGAGCTACAGACATGCATTCATATCTCCTCATACcaaattatgaaatgaaatgaaaacttGCATTCAACTGTATGAATTACTATAACGCGATGTTAGCTATTGGAACCTTCATAATATTCAAATAATCAAATGGAAAATATAGAACCTCAGGATGAAAAGCTGCTAGAAGGTTTACTATTACAAGTTCTCATACTCCACTGAATATTCACAAAGACCAAATGTTACATGAAAAAAGCTATGTACATAGAACAAATACCAATGACCAACCTCACAAGGCTAATTTTGACCCTAGTGGGTTCCCCTTATTGACACACACACTTTTAACAGTAAAAAGTACTAGTTCAAACCCACTTAAACACAAGAAAGAGAAGCTTCAGTCACTGTATCAGTGAAGAAGCTAAAACGAAAATGACATAACATAGAGGTGGATACGCTGTAGTCTTACAATCAACTTGAGAATACAGAGTGGCTATACATCTTACATCCAGTTCTTGGAAACTAGGAAAGAATTCCCGGGCTCAGATGCAGTAACTGCTCCCTTGCTGCTGTTTGAGGTACGGCCAGAACCACTTGCCAGCAATGCCATCAAACTTCCTCCATGCACCCTTCCTTCAGAAACTGACGATGAGCTACCTCCAACTTGCATACTAGTTTTTTGCCTTAATCCAAAATGTTCCATATCAGAACCATAGGCAGACGTCATAGCACCACTCTGCATTTTCATGACATCAAAACAGATGTCTTCTAGGTTGACAATACCCTTCATCTTCTCGGACTGGTTTGGCGCTGAATCCAGGACCATAGCCCCTAAAGTGGCACCACCATGAACACGTTTGTCTTGCACGAGAGCACCATGAGATGCACAAAGTCCAGTCTTCCCTCTAGCAAATGAGTTGCAAGGACCGTCACCTTGGCCAAATTCAGAATCGGGCTGACCCCAAGAGCATCTCTTCCCTCCGCCGTGGGCCTTGCAGAAATCAGTGCTTCCCTGAGCACTTTTTCCACAGTCTTCAACTTTGCATCTTCTTCCACCACCATGACGTACACAAAAATCAGTTCTTCCCCTTGCACTCTTGGTACACTCTGACACGGCACATCTCTTGCCACCACCATGCGCCACGCAGAAGAGTGTCCCCCCATGAACACTCTTCGGGCAGACCCCACCTCCTTGGAATGAACATCTTTTCCCACCACCATGACCCTTACAAAAAGGCGTGCTCCCCTCTGCGCCCTTGTTGCACCCTTCAAAGGTGCAACGTTTACCACCACCATGTGCCTTGCAGAACATGGTGCTTCCTTGCGCTCCTTTAGTGCACTGGGGGTACTGACAGCGCCGGCCACCTCCATGTGAAATGCAGAGGCCAGAGAGACCTTCTGCGCTTTTGGTGCAGCCCTTGTTCTGGCATCTCTTGCCACCGCCATGTCGAATGCATAATCCAGACTTCCCTCTGGCAGCACGAGTGCACCCATCTTGACTGCAACGGCGTCCACCCCCATGAGCAATGCAAAAGTCAGTGCGTCCTTCCGCACTCTTGGTGCAACCTAGGAACTCACACCGACGACCACCCCCGTGGGCTTTGCAAAATGCAGTCCGGCCCTCAGCTCCCTTGTGGCAGCCAAGTTTCTGACACCTACGGCCCCCACCATGAGCAATGCAAAGGCCAGAAGCACCTCTTGCTCCTTTTACGCATCCCTCGAACTGACACTGTTTGGTACTACTGTTacgttgttgctgctgctgctgttgtgtTAACCCGGAAGTACAGGTGACTGAGCTTTTTGAATTTGTGATTAAACTTGACGAGAGATCAGGAGAGACTGGAGCTTGCTTGATTTGTGTTGCAGCCTGGTTCAAGAAGTAACTAGAACCAGCTTCCTTTGGAGTTTGTAATGGAGGGAAAATGTTGCTGGCCTTCCAATGTGTAGCTGTTGATACTTCATCAGTGTGAAAAGCTCCAGCTATAGCCTGTGGCGCCTTCATGATACTTTGTGGTGAGGTGGAGAGCAAATGAACAGTAGTAACATCAGATTCAGCAGCACCACTAGAAAGACTTAGTTCCAGATCAACTGCAAGCCCTTTGTCAAGTTTACTTGAACTGGGGTGAGCAGACTTTTTTGAGCTCGGGATCTTCTCATTACCAAGATGGAGACTGAAGTCCAAGTCCAGGTCCATCGAAGACCCTTCATCATTTTCTCTTGCTGAAGACATTGAAGTGCACGCAGCGCCTGAGCTCCCCTTACTATCAGAGGAACTTGACGAGTTGCCTAAGCCTAGGCACAAAGATGAACCAATTTGCTGATCAGCAGATCCACCAATTGAGCTCCATTTCCGCTTGATTCCTTTTGCGGAAGGGATAGAAGGAATTGAAGAGCCAATGGAATCAAGCCGTAAGGTGGTATCAGCACAATGACCACCTCCAACTCCAGCTCCACCAAGTGTGACGGATTTGCCCAGATTCTTGAATGCATTTAACTGAGGGTTCACAGTAAACCCCACATAGCTGAATCTGGGATCCATAAGCTAATAGCTGGTACAAAAACTCCTATTTGAACAAAATCTCAATTGAAAAAGAACAGTCGCCTGACTTCCGGGCT contains:
- the LOC107821889 gene encoding protein STRICTOSIDINE SYNTHASE-LIKE 13-like; the protein is MEKKIQRPYLFLFSVAFAFLVTDPFGLSPVGENDFRPVKNDIAPYEQVIESWHGDKKSRLSLGNLEFVNEIYGPESLEFDISGRGPYAGLADGRIVRWLGEDIGWETFALVTHNWSEKLCAKGKDSTTSKQWKVEPKCGRPLGLRFNKQSGDLYIADAYYGLLVVGPEGGVATSLATHVEGKPILFANDLDIHTNGSIFFTDTSKKYNRVNHFLIMLEGEDTGRILRYDIATRSTHVVLDGLAFPNGVQLSKDQSFLLFTETTNCRLMKLWLEGGKAGSVEVIANLPGFPDNVRANEKGEFWVAIDCCRTRSQEILIHNPWMRSIYFRLPVQMRYLARLMGMRMYTVISLFNENGEIIDVLEDKKGVVMKLVSEVRENNGKLWIGTVAHNHIATLPYP
- the LOC107821888 gene encoding uncharacterized protein LOC107821888 is translated as MDPRFSYVGFTVNPQLNAFKNLGKSVTLGGAGVGGGHCADTTLRLDSIGSSIPSIPSAKGIKRKWSSIGGSADQQIGSSLCLGLGNSSSSSDSKGSSGAACTSMSSARENDEGSSMDLDLDFSLHLGNEKIPSSKKSAHPSSSKLDKGLAVDLELSLSSGAAESDVTTVHLLSTSPQSIMKAPQAIAGAFHTDEVSTATHWKASNIFPPLQTPKEAGSSYFLNQAATQIKQAPVSPDLSSSLITNSKSSVTCTSGLTQQQQQQQRNSSTKQCQFEGCVKGARGASGLCIAHGGGRRCQKLGCHKGAEGRTAFCKAHGGGRRCEFLGCTKSAEGRTDFCIAHGGGRRCSQDGCTRAARGKSGLCIRHGGGKRCQNKGCTKSAEGLSGLCISHGGGRRCQYPQCTKGAQGSTMFCKAHGGGKRCTFEGCNKGAEGSTPFCKGHGGGKRCSFQGGGVCPKSVHGGTLFCVAHGGGKRCAVSECTKSARGRTDFCVRHGGGRRCKVEDCGKSAQGSTDFCKAHGGGKRCSWGQPDSEFGQGDGPCNSFARGKTGLCASHGALVQDKRVHGGATLGAMVLDSAPNQSEKMKGIVNLEDICFDVMKMQSGAMTSAYGSDMEHFGLRQKTSMQVGGSSSSVSEGRVHGGSLMALLASGSGRTSNSSKGAVTASEPGNSFLVSKNWM